Proteins encoded within one genomic window of Vicinamibacterales bacterium:
- a CDS encoding ABC transporter permease has protein sequence MRYALRTLLKSPAYAAVTILTLALGIGANTAIFSVVNGVMLKPLPYPRPDRLMLLTSTFPNLGFDRFWISLPEWAEFKERNRSFKDVGAYRDGSVNLGTPEQPRRVNSMVVTPELIDVLGVPSLRGRTFNANDSAPGAEGVAILSYAAWKSNFGGEESVVGRVVQIDGAPTRVVGIMPSGYDIHDERVEVILPLTIDPTTFANRRGSHFLYMIGRLKDGVSAGQAQADLDSMITQWRGLSGNKHSPTPGTLPPGVTTGVPFVHLIQMHPMKSDMVGSIATALWVLQGAVGFVLLIACANLANLILARAESRQKEFAIRSALGAGRGRLLQQFLTEGVVLALIGGALGAGLGYAGVRGLLAANADSIPRALEISLDWKVLVFTLVVSIVTGLVFGMAPLLHLREQVVSLTLKEGGQRATAGSARARVRSGLVMAEVALAVVLVVGAGLLVRSFQKLMTVDAGFNRDRLTTFGIVLPPSTYKKAEDRLAFFNRLQDRLREYPGVTAVASMSGLPPNRPVNANDTDFDDYTAQQGQPAENVDYYQAVSLEYLKTMGIPIVKGRGFDTADVNGAPVLLVNETLEKTFYTFRGLEAVGHRVNVFTGQGPKGITQFTITGVVRDVKQGGMASKTGTELYFLNEQGPRLTGFAPTSMNVVIRSVVPEGALAQEIQRSVRAQDPTLPIVKLRTMDEVFADAASRPRFLAELLAIFAGLALALAAIGTYGILSYSVSERTREIGIHMALGATRGSVLGMILGQGLRLTIVGLVTGLVASFGLTRLLQAQLFNVKPTDPATLTGVAVFIAIVAFIACYVPAQRATRVDPMVTLRES, from the coding sequence ATGCGCTACGCCCTCCGCACGCTGCTCAAGAGCCCGGCCTATGCCGCGGTCACGATCCTGACGCTCGCCCTCGGGATCGGCGCCAATACCGCCATTTTCAGCGTCGTCAACGGCGTGATGCTGAAGCCGCTGCCGTACCCCAGGCCGGACCGCCTGATGCTCCTGACGAGCACCTTCCCGAATCTCGGGTTCGACCGCTTCTGGATTTCGCTGCCGGAGTGGGCGGAGTTCAAGGAGCGCAACAGGTCGTTCAAGGACGTCGGCGCCTACCGTGACGGCTCCGTCAACCTCGGCACGCCGGAACAGCCGCGGCGCGTCAACAGCATGGTCGTCACGCCCGAATTGATCGACGTGCTCGGCGTGCCGTCGCTGCGCGGCCGTACGTTCAACGCCAACGACTCGGCCCCCGGGGCCGAGGGCGTCGCCATCCTGTCCTACGCCGCCTGGAAGAGCAACTTCGGCGGCGAGGAGAGCGTCGTCGGCCGGGTCGTCCAGATCGACGGCGCCCCGACCCGCGTCGTCGGCATCATGCCGTCCGGCTACGACATCCACGACGAGCGCGTCGAGGTGATCCTGCCGCTGACGATCGACCCGACGACCTTTGCGAACCGCCGCGGCAGCCACTTCCTCTACATGATTGGCCGGCTCAAGGACGGCGTCAGCGCCGGCCAGGCACAAGCCGACCTCGATTCGATGATTACGCAGTGGCGCGGGCTGAGCGGCAATAAGCATTCGCCGACCCCCGGCACCCTGCCGCCGGGCGTCACCACGGGTGTGCCGTTCGTGCACCTCATCCAGATGCATCCGATGAAGTCCGACATGGTCGGCAGCATCGCCACCGCGCTCTGGGTGCTGCAGGGAGCGGTCGGCTTCGTCCTGCTCATCGCCTGCGCCAATCTCGCCAACCTGATCCTCGCGCGGGCGGAGTCGCGGCAGAAGGAATTCGCGATCCGTTCGGCGCTCGGCGCCGGACGCGGCCGCCTGCTGCAGCAGTTCCTCACCGAGGGCGTCGTCCTCGCATTGATCGGCGGCGCCCTCGGCGCCGGGTTGGGCTACGCCGGGGTCCGCGGGTTGCTCGCCGCGAATGCCGACAGCATTCCGCGCGCGCTCGAGATTTCGCTCGACTGGAAAGTGTTGGTGTTCACCCTGGTAGTGTCGATCGTCACCGGCCTGGTGTTCGGGATGGCGCCGCTGCTGCACCTACGCGAGCAGGTCGTGTCGCTCACCCTCAAGGAGGGCGGTCAACGCGCCACCGCCGGTTCGGCCCGCGCCCGCGTGCGCAGCGGCCTGGTGATGGCCGAAGTCGCGCTCGCAGTGGTGCTCGTCGTCGGCGCCGGCCTGCTGGTGCGCAGCTTCCAGAAGCTGATGACCGTTGATGCCGGCTTCAATCGCGACCGGCTGACGACGTTCGGCATCGTGCTGCCGCCGTCCACCTACAAGAAGGCGGAGGATCGGCTTGCCTTCTTCAACCGCCTGCAGGATCGACTGCGCGAGTACCCCGGCGTGACCGCCGTGGCCTCCATGTCGGGATTGCCGCCGAACCGGCCGGTCAACGCCAACGACACGGACTTCGACGACTACACGGCGCAGCAGGGGCAGCCGGCCGAGAACGTCGACTACTACCAGGCCGTCAGCCTCGAATACCTGAAGACGATGGGGATTCCGATCGTCAAGGGACGCGGCTTCGACACGGCGGACGTCAACGGCGCGCCGGTGCTGCTCGTCAACGAGACGCTGGAAAAGACGTTCTATACGTTCCGCGGCCTCGAGGCGGTCGGCCACCGCGTCAACGTCTTCACCGGCCAGGGGCCGAAGGGGATCACGCAGTTCACGATCACCGGCGTCGTCCGCGACGTGAAGCAGGGCGGCATGGCGAGCAAGACCGGCACCGAGCTCTATTTTCTCAACGAGCAGGGGCCGCGGCTCACGGGCTTCGCACCGACCAGCATGAACGTCGTGATTCGTTCGGTCGTGCCAGAGGGGGCGCTGGCGCAGGAGATTCAGCGGTCCGTGCGCGCGCAGGACCCGACGCTGCCCATCGTCAAGCTGCGGACGATGGACGAGGTATTCGCCGATGCCGCGTCGCGGCCGCGCTTCCTCGCCGAACTGCTCGCGATCTTCGCCGGCCTGGCGCTGGCGCTGGCTGCGATCGGCACCTACGGGATTCTGTCTTACTCGGTGAGCGAGCGGACGCGCGAGATCGGCATCCACATGGCGCTCGGCGCGACGCGCGGCAGCGTGCTCGGGATGATTCTCGGGCAGGGACTGCGTCTCACCATCGTCGGCCTGGTGACCGGGCTCGTCGCCTCGTTCGGCCTGACGCGTCTGCTGCAGGCACAGCTCTTCAACGTCAAGCCGACCGACCCGGCGACCCTGACCGGCGTCGCCGTCTTCATCGCGATCGTGGCGTTCATCGCCTGCTACGTGCCGGCGCAGCGGGCGACGCGCGTCGACCCGATGGTGACGCTGCGCGAGTCGTAG
- a CDS encoding ABC transporter permease, with amino-acid sequence MSSLKYALRTLFKTPFVTAIAIVSLALGIGANAAIYSCFNQMLVESLPVPRPAELVNLSAPGPKPGSQNCGQAGDCDTVFSYAMFRDLQKVQTVFTGVAAHLLFDANMSFAGQTLNGEGLMVSGNYFQVLQTRPALGRLFDSNDDRLVGEAPVAVLSHDYWTSKFGGDPNVLNQTMIVNGQTLTIVGVAARGFDGTTLGARPAVFVPITLRSAMHPGWRAWDNRSNYSLYLFARMRPGAAVEGARQTLDAQYHAIVNDVEAPLQKGMSDATMTKFRAKHVLVEPGGLGQSSVRREASTPLYLLLGVTGFVLLIACANIANLLLARSAARAGEMAVRLSIGASRSRLIGQLLIESLLLALLGGVAGLFVAKGTLALILALMPAEVAQTMAFTLSGRAIAFAGLLTIGTGLLFGLFPALHSTRPDLVSTLKGQAGQPSGAKGAARFRLALATTQIALSMLLLAASGFFVKSLIQVSRVDLGIKIDNVVAFSLSPRLSGYTTERTRLFFQRVEEEVRTLPGVTAVTLSTVPVLSGSNWGNDVAVQGFDAGPDTDSNSRFNEVGPGYFSAMGIPMMAGREFTDADVRGAQQVAIVNEEFARKFGLGRDAVGKMMGSGQGYRSKLDTLIVGIAQNAKYSEVKRKIPPLFFKPYRQDQAMGSASIYVRTSADPATFAAAVTAAVKRLDPNLPMENLKTLTQQVRDNTFLDRMMTTLSSLFAGLATLLAAVGLYGVLAYTVSQRTREIGLRMALGAGPGRVRTMVLRQVAWMTLIGGLIGLAGAVGVGYSAGSILFELKAWDPAVLAISAALLTMVALAAGFVPARRASLIDPMRALRYE; translated from the coding sequence ATGTCCTCCCTCAAGTACGCCCTGCGGACGCTCTTCAAGACTCCGTTCGTGACCGCCATCGCCATCGTCTCGCTGGCGCTCGGCATCGGCGCCAACGCGGCCATCTACTCCTGCTTCAACCAGATGCTGGTCGAGTCGCTGCCGGTGCCGCGCCCGGCCGAGCTCGTCAACCTCTCGGCGCCGGGCCCCAAACCCGGCTCGCAGAACTGCGGGCAGGCAGGCGATTGCGACACGGTCTTCAGCTACGCGATGTTTCGCGATCTGCAGAAGGTGCAAACGGTGTTCACCGGCGTCGCGGCGCATCTGCTCTTCGACGCCAACATGTCGTTCGCGGGCCAGACGCTCAACGGCGAAGGACTGATGGTCTCGGGGAATTACTTCCAGGTGCTGCAGACACGACCTGCTCTCGGGCGGCTGTTCGATTCGAACGACGATCGCCTGGTCGGCGAGGCGCCGGTCGCGGTCCTGAGCCACGACTACTGGACGTCGAAGTTCGGCGGCGATCCGAACGTGCTCAACCAGACGATGATCGTCAACGGCCAGACGCTCACCATCGTCGGCGTCGCGGCGCGCGGCTTCGACGGGACGACGCTCGGCGCCCGGCCGGCCGTCTTCGTGCCGATCACGCTGCGGAGCGCGATGCACCCGGGCTGGCGTGCCTGGGACAACCGCTCCAACTATTCGCTCTATCTCTTCGCGCGCATGCGGCCCGGCGCCGCCGTCGAGGGGGCGCGCCAGACGCTCGACGCGCAGTACCACGCGATCGTCAACGACGTCGAGGCGCCGCTGCAGAAAGGCATGAGCGACGCGACGATGACGAAGTTCAGGGCCAAGCACGTGCTCGTCGAACCCGGCGGCCTCGGCCAGAGCAGCGTGCGCCGCGAGGCCTCGACCCCGCTCTACCTGCTGCTCGGCGTCACCGGCTTCGTCCTGCTGATCGCCTGCGCCAACATCGCCAACCTGCTACTGGCGCGCTCGGCGGCGCGCGCCGGCGAGATGGCGGTGCGGCTGTCGATCGGCGCGAGCCGCAGCCGGTTGATCGGCCAGCTCCTGATTGAGTCGCTGCTGCTGGCGCTGCTCGGCGGCGTCGCCGGCCTCTTCGTCGCCAAGGGCACGCTGGCTCTGATCCTCGCGCTGATGCCGGCTGAAGTGGCGCAGACGATGGCGTTCACGCTCAGCGGACGCGCGATCGCGTTCGCCGGCCTGCTGACCATCGGCACCGGACTCCTGTTCGGGCTCTTCCCGGCGCTGCACAGCACGCGGCCCGATCTCGTCTCGACGCTGAAGGGGCAGGCCGGGCAGCCGTCCGGCGCGAAAGGGGCGGCGCGCTTCCGCCTCGCGCTGGCGACCACGCAGATCGCGCTATCGATGCTGCTGCTCGCGGCCTCGGGATTCTTCGTCAAGAGCCTGATCCAGGTGAGCCGCGTCGATCTCGGCATCAAGATCGACAACGTGGTCGCCTTCAGCCTGTCGCCGCGGCTGAGCGGCTACACGACCGAGCGCACGCGCCTCTTCTTCCAGCGCGTCGAGGAGGAAGTGCGGACGCTGCCCGGCGTCACCGCCGTCACGCTCTCGACGGTACCGGTCCTCTCGGGCAGCAACTGGGGCAACGACGTCGCCGTGCAGGGATTCGACGCCGGTCCCGATACCGACAGCAACTCCCGCTTCAACGAAGTCGGGCCGGGCTATTTTTCGGCCATGGGAATCCCGATGATGGCCGGCCGCGAGTTCACCGACGCCGACGTGCGCGGCGCGCAACAGGTCGCCATCGTCAATGAGGAGTTCGCCAGGAAGTTCGGCCTCGGGCGCGACGCCGTCGGCAAGATGATGGGCTCTGGGCAGGGCTATCGCAGCAAGCTCGACACGCTGATCGTCGGCATCGCGCAGAACGCCAAGTACAGCGAGGTGAAGCGCAAGATTCCGCCGCTGTTCTTCAAGCCGTATCGCCAGGACCAGGCCATGGGATCGGCCTCGATCTACGTGCGCACGTCGGCCGATCCCGCGACGTTCGCGGCCGCGGTCACCGCCGCGGTCAAGCGCCTCGATCCGAACCTGCCTATGGAAAACCTGAAGACGCTCACCCAGCAGGTGCGCGACAACACGTTCCTCGACCGGATGATGACGACGCTGTCGTCGCTCTTCGCCGGGCTGGCGACGCTGCTGGCGGCGGTCGGCCTCTACGGCGTGCTCGCCTACACGGTGTCGCAGCGGACCCGCGAGATCGGGCTGCGCATGGCGCTCGGCGCCGGCCCCGGCCGCGTCCGCACGATGGTGCTGCGGCAGGTGGCGTGGATGACCCTGATCGGCGGTCTCATCGGGCTCGCTGGCGCCGTCGGCGTCGGCTACAGCGCCGGCTCGATCCTGTTCGAATTGAAGGCATGGGATCCGGCGGTGCTGGCCATCTCGGCCGCGCTGCTGACGATGGTCGCCCTCGCCGCCGGCTTCGTGCCGGCGCGCCGCGCCTCGCTCATCGATCCGATGCGCGCGCTGCGATACGAGTAG
- a CDS encoding YdeI/OmpD-associated family protein: MTARDPRIDAYIAKARPFAQPILARIRKAVHAGCPDAGESIKWGMPAFSYKGPLAGMAAFKAHCALAFWKASLMQTVPQAKRREAMGQFGRFESIDDVPSERALVKMVKEAVALNESGARVVRRRAAPKAPPKAPADLLAALKKHGKAIAAWTDFPPSHQREYVEWITEAKTEATRARRLETAVAWIAEGRGRNWKYERGR, from the coding sequence ATGACTGCTCGAGACCCGCGCATCGACGCCTACATCGCCAAGGCACGGCCGTTCGCCCAGCCCATCCTCGCGCGCATCCGCAAGGCCGTGCACGCCGGCTGTCCCGACGCCGGCGAATCGATCAAGTGGGGGATGCCGGCCTTCTCCTACAAGGGGCCGCTCGCCGGCATGGCCGCGTTCAAGGCCCACTGTGCGCTCGCCTTCTGGAAGGCGTCGCTGATGCAGACGGTGCCGCAGGCCAAACGCCGGGAAGCGATGGGACAGTTCGGCCGCTTCGAGTCGATCGACGACGTGCCGTCCGAGCGCGCGCTCGTGAAGATGGTGAAGGAAGCGGTGGCGCTCAACGAGTCGGGCGCCAGGGTCGTGCGCCGGCGCGCCGCGCCGAAAGCGCCGCCGAAGGCGCCAGCCGACCTGCTCGCCGCGCTGAAAAAGCATGGCAAGGCGATCGCCGCCTGGACCGACTTCCCGCCGTCCCATCAGCGCGAGTACGTCGAGTGGATCACCGAAGCCAAGACCGAGGCCACACGAGCAAGGCGCCTCGAAACGGCGGTGGCCTGGATCGCCGAAGGCAGGGGACGCAACTGGAAGTACGAGCGGGGCCGATGA
- a CDS encoding helix-turn-helix transcriptional regulator, which yields MTRVDLGDIEHLVLLAILRLGPEAYGIPILDEVCASSGREVSRATVYVALKRLEQKGLLTSKLGESTPERGGRAKRFFKLKPAGLKALRESREMFLSLWRDYETVLDNA from the coding sequence ATGACGCGCGTCGACCTCGGTGACATCGAGCATCTGGTGCTCCTGGCCATCCTGCGGCTGGGCCCGGAGGCTTACGGCATTCCCATTCTGGACGAAGTGTGCGCCAGCAGTGGACGCGAGGTGTCCCGCGCGACCGTCTACGTCGCGCTGAAACGGCTCGAGCAGAAGGGTCTCCTGACGTCGAAGCTCGGCGAGAGCACGCCGGAGCGGGGCGGCCGTGCCAAGCGGTTCTTCAAGCTGAAGCCGGCCGGCCTCAAGGCGCTGCGCGAATCGCGCGAGATGTTCTTGTCGCTGTGGCGCGACTACGAAACCGTGCTGGACAACGCGTGA
- a CDS encoding DinB family protein — translation MKHTIVTLALVFTAATAFAQNPVSDVLRNNWNSVKKNIKESAEMMPEEHYGFKPTPDVRSAGEILAHVAGASYEFCASAKNEKAPFHEDSFEGKMTTKAQIVKVTNDAIAYCDAAFAAVTDANAGEKVQAAFGGTGQTTRAASLVGQIGHDNEHYGNLVTYFRLKGLVPPSSRRQ, via the coding sequence ATGAAGCACACGATCGTGACCTTGGCCCTGGTGTTCACCGCTGCCACCGCCTTCGCGCAGAATCCCGTCAGCGACGTGCTCCGGAACAACTGGAACAGCGTCAAGAAGAACATCAAGGAATCCGCCGAGATGATGCCGGAGGAGCACTACGGCTTCAAGCCCACTCCGGACGTCCGCAGCGCCGGCGAGATTCTCGCCCACGTGGCTGGCGCCAGCTACGAGTTCTGCGCATCGGCGAAGAACGAAAAGGCGCCGTTCCACGAGGACTCCTTCGAGGGCAAGATGACGACCAAGGCGCAGATCGTCAAGGTCACCAACGACGCCATCGCCTATTGCGACGCGGCCTTCGCCGCGGTGACCGACGCCAATGCCGGCGAGAAAGTGCAGGCCGCGTTCGGCGGCACCGGTCAGACGACGCGCGCGGCGTCGCTGGTCGGCCAGATCGGCCACGACAACGAGCACTACGGCAACCTGGTGACCTATTTCCGGCTGAAGGGGTTGGTTCCCCCTTCGTCGCGGCGGCAGTAG
- a CDS encoding DUF1501 domain-containing protein — translation MHKLRAPVTRRQALCTMGNGFGLLAFASLVGRSLDLAAQTPGLHHPARAKHVIFLFMNGGLSQVDSFDPKPMLEKYNGQPLPGGAVATERRTGGLMKSPFAFKRYGKSGLEVSELFPMVGEHADDICVIRSMYTDIPNHEPSLLMMNTGHTQVGRPSMGAWLTYGLGTDNHNLPGFVVLCPETPTTVGSPLWSSAFLPAVHQGTFIRDKVEKKDQIVEKDFDPKTLVSYVSNDKFTLDEQRREIDLAAALDKLRADREHIADPQLEAAISSMEVAYRMQTEAPEVFDIRKESKATLELYGPGSTARSCLMAVRLVQKGVRMVQVYYSSGDPWDAHGDLYSQHRKPAFDSDRPFAAVIKDLKSRGLFDETIVVCGSEFGRTPVAEIGSGGGGFNAGRDHNPFGFSMWLAGGGFKGGTVYGATDDFGFKAIEKPMHVHDLHATILYLLGIDHTKLTYRYSGRDFRLTDVAGTVVKEILA, via the coding sequence ATGCACAAACTCCGCGCGCCGGTGACCCGCCGCCAGGCCCTCTGCACCATGGGCAACGGCTTCGGTCTGCTCGCGTTCGCCAGCCTGGTCGGGCGTTCGCTCGACCTCGCCGCGCAGACGCCGGGGCTCCATCATCCCGCCAGGGCCAAGCATGTCATCTTCCTGTTCATGAACGGCGGCCTGTCGCAGGTCGACAGCTTCGACCCGAAGCCGATGCTCGAGAAGTACAACGGCCAGCCGCTGCCGGGCGGTGCGGTGGCGACCGAACGGCGGACCGGCGGTTTGATGAAGTCGCCGTTCGCGTTCAAGCGGTACGGCAAGAGCGGGCTCGAGGTCAGCGAGCTGTTTCCGATGGTCGGCGAGCACGCCGACGACATCTGCGTGATCCGGTCGATGTACACCGACATCCCGAACCACGAGCCGTCGCTGCTGATGATGAACACCGGCCACACGCAGGTCGGCCGTCCGTCGATGGGGGCCTGGCTGACCTACGGGCTCGGCACCGACAACCACAACCTGCCCGGCTTCGTGGTCCTCTGTCCGGAGACGCCGACCACGGTCGGATCGCCGCTCTGGAGCAGCGCCTTCCTGCCGGCCGTGCACCAGGGCACCTTCATCCGCGACAAGGTGGAGAAGAAGGATCAGATCGTCGAGAAGGACTTCGACCCGAAGACGCTCGTCTCCTACGTCAGCAACGACAAGTTCACGCTCGACGAGCAGCGGCGCGAGATCGATCTGGCGGCCGCGCTCGACAAGCTGCGCGCCGACCGCGAGCACATCGCCGATCCGCAGCTCGAGGCCGCCATCAGCTCGATGGAGGTCGCTTACCGGATGCAGACCGAGGCGCCGGAGGTGTTCGACATCCGCAAGGAGAGCAAGGCGACGCTGGAGCTCTACGGCCCGGGCAGCACCGCGCGCAGCTGCCTGATGGCGGTGCGCCTCGTGCAGAAGGGGGTGCGGATGGTGCAGGTCTACTACTCGTCGGGCGATCCGTGGGACGCGCACGGCGATCTGTACTCGCAGCACCGCAAGCCGGCCTTCGACTCCGACCGTCCGTTCGCCGCCGTGATCAAGGATCTCAAGTCGCGCGGCCTGTTCGACGAGACGATCGTCGTGTGCGGTTCGGAGTTCGGCCGGACGCCGGTCGCCGAAATCGGCTCCGGCGGCGGCGGCTTCAATGCCGGCCGCGATCACAATCCGTTCGGCTTCTCGATGTGGCTCGCCGGCGGCGGATTCAAGGGCGGGACCGTCTACGGCGCGACCGACGACTTCGGCTTCAAGGCGATCGAGAAGCCGATGCACGTGCACGACCTGCACGCCACCATCCTGTATCTGCTGGGCATCGATCACACCAAGCTGACGTATCGTTACAGCGGCCGCGACTTCCGGTTGACCGACGTCGCCGGCACCGTCGTCAAGGAGATCCTCGCCTGA
- a CDS encoding PSD1 and planctomycete cytochrome C domain-containing protein, with translation MTKAHASIALAFSTFAAVTTIRIVAQVPAAKDMAPLPTPAQAEFFEANIRPVLLDTCGECHTDDEKGDLRVDSRAALLKGGEHGPAIVPGDPDKSLLIQTIRREGDAPKMPKKKPKLPDQTIAAFAEWVRQGAPWPAAAPAAGIGTNAAAAPAAKPPMVITAENRAWWSFKPLTTPVPPAPDVRNAEWPKTDVDRFVLARLEREGLEPVRPAGRRTLIRRATFDLTGLPPTPDEVDAFEKDTSTDAFAKVVDRLLASPRYGEAWGRHWLDVARYAEDDPRSLDPMRRGFNPYPNAYLYRDWVVKAFNDDLPYDRFVKAQLAADQFDDPDRVRHLAALGFLGIGPWYYDNGSVEVTHADERHDRVDVVSRGFLGLTVACARCHDHKYDPIPQRDYYALAGVFLNSEYHEYPLAPKSVVDDYKALEKKKKNKQELLDDFTGTESRQLAETLSLQSAKYMLAAWRVTGEPKNEAGDVASTGKLDYELLQRWIRFLAKPPKFYPYLKKWQEMVKAGGTEEEAKALASEFQDLAVEVMFQAREVKDENDIIRAKALPGTRKKEKANLPNEFVTNDDFCPGCGLELKSLDGDRAFLYADMFRDDLVDSADPANLKEEDRPGLFAFRGPGLDRWLGADRRRYIDELRDDIKAIEKAMPPKFTYVHGVADAAKLQTMKVAIRGNPFKPGDEVTRHFPSVLVDGPPAAFSKGSGRLELATAIAAQPIAARVIVNRVWKWHFGTGLVNSPSNFGKLGDPPSNPELLEYLASWFVEHGRSLKQLHRLLMLSAVYQSSDDDSPAAFAKDSGNRWYWRANRRRMTAEELRDASLFSAGALDLKMGGPSADLTPASTRRTLYGKVSRYKLDSFLQLFDFPAPTISAEQRFSTNVPLQRLFLMNSDFMQQQAERLARLLEAEPDNAARIRKAYRTLFGREPLPEEVTAGLAYLSAEPLRSYEERKAADDKKQAAEKNAPPDQKKPAPKKKDEAEKMGEGMMAGVMGAAGSSNAEDDKKRMLPVTPLGRYLKVLLSSNEFLFID, from the coding sequence ATGACGAAAGCGCACGCGTCGATCGCGCTCGCCTTTAGCACCTTTGCCGCTGTCACCACGATCCGGATCGTCGCCCAGGTTCCCGCGGCGAAGGACATGGCACCGCTGCCGACGCCGGCGCAGGCCGAATTCTTCGAGGCGAACATCCGCCCCGTCCTCCTCGACACCTGCGGTGAGTGTCACACCGACGACGAGAAGGGGGACCTGCGCGTGGATTCGCGCGCCGCGCTCCTCAAGGGGGGCGAGCACGGTCCGGCGATCGTGCCGGGGGATCCCGACAAGAGCCTGCTGATTCAGACGATTCGGCGCGAGGGGGACGCGCCGAAGATGCCCAAGAAGAAGCCGAAGCTGCCCGATCAGACGATCGCGGCGTTCGCCGAATGGGTCCGGCAGGGCGCTCCGTGGCCGGCGGCCGCGCCGGCGGCTGGGATCGGCACCAACGCAGCGGCGGCGCCCGCTGCCAAGCCGCCGATGGTCATCACCGCCGAGAATCGCGCGTGGTGGTCGTTCAAGCCGCTGACCACGCCGGTACCGCCGGCGCCCGACGTGCGGAACGCGGAGTGGCCAAAGACCGACGTCGATCGCTTCGTGCTGGCGCGGCTCGAGCGCGAAGGGCTCGAACCGGTGCGGCCGGCCGGTCGGCGGACCCTGATCCGCCGCGCCACGTTCGACCTGACGGGGCTGCCACCGACGCCGGACGAGGTCGATGCCTTCGAGAAGGATACGTCGACGGACGCGTTCGCGAAGGTCGTCGATCGCCTGCTGGCCTCACCCCGCTACGGCGAAGCGTGGGGGCGCCACTGGCTCGACGTCGCCCGCTATGCCGAAGACGATCCGCGCAGCCTCGATCCGATGCGCCGCGGCTTCAACCCGTATCCCAACGCCTATCTGTATCGCGACTGGGTGGTCAAGGCGTTCAACGACGATCTGCCCTACGACCGTTTCGTGAAGGCGCAGCTCGCCGCCGACCAGTTCGACGATCCCGACCGCGTGCGCCACCTTGCGGCGCTCGGTTTCCTGGGGATCGGGCCGTGGTACTACGACAACGGATCCGTCGAAGTCACGCATGCCGACGAGCGTCACGACCGCGTTGATGTCGTGTCGCGCGGCTTCCTCGGGCTGACAGTCGCCTGCGCGCGCTGCCACGATCACAAGTACGACCCGATCCCGCAGCGCGACTATTACGCGCTCGCCGGCGTGTTCCTCAACAGCGAGTACCACGAGTATCCGCTCGCCCCGAAATCGGTGGTCGACGACTACAAGGCGCTCGAGAAGAAGAAGAAGAACAAGCAGGAGCTGCTCGACGACTTCACGGGCACCGAGAGCCGGCAGCTCGCCGAGACGCTGTCGCTGCAGTCGGCGAAGTACATGCTGGCGGCCTGGCGCGTGACCGGCGAGCCCAAAAACGAGGCCGGCGACGTCGCGTCCACCGGGAAGCTCGACTACGAGCTGCTCCAGCGCTGGATCCGGTTCCTCGCCAAGCCGCCCAAGTTCTATCCCTACCTGAAGAAGTGGCAGGAGATGGTGAAGGCGGGCGGCACTGAAGAGGAGGCCAAGGCGCTCGCCTCCGAGTTCCAGGATCTCGCCGTCGAGGTGATGTTCCAGGCGCGCGAGGTGAAAGACGAGAACGACATCATCCGCGCCAAGGCGCTGCCAGGCACCAGGAAGAAGGAGAAGGCCAACCTTCCGAATGAGTTCGTCACCAACGACGACTTCTGTCCGGGATGCGGCCTCGAGCTGAAGAGCCTCGACGGGGACCGCGCGTTTCTGTACGCCGACATGTTTCGCGACGACCTGGTCGACAGCGCCGATCCGGCGAACCTGAAGGAAGAGGACCGGCCGGGCCTGTTCGCGTTTCGCGGGCCGGGGCTCGATCGCTGGCTCGGCGCCGATCGCCGCCGCTACATCGACGAGCTGCGCGACGACATCAAGGCGATCGAGAAAGCGATGCCGCCGAAGTTCACCTACGTGCACGGCGTCGCCGACGCGGCCAAGCTGCAGACGATGAAGGTGGCGATCCGCGGCAATCCGTTCAAGCCGGGGGACGAAGTGACGCGGCACTTCCCGTCGGTGCTGGTCGACGGACCGCCGGCGGCGTTCTCGAAAGGGAGCGGGCGCCTCGAGCTGGCCACCGCCATCGCGGCGCAGCCGATCGCGGCGCGCGTGATCGTCAACCGGGTGTGGAAGTGGCATTTCGGCACCGGCCTGGTCAATTCACCGAGCAACTTCGGCAAGCTCGGCGACCCGCCGTCGAACCCGGAACTGCTCGAATACCTCGCCTCGTGGTTCGTCGAGCACGGCAGATCGCTGAAGCAGCTGCACCGGCTGCTGATGCTGAGCGCGGTCTACCAGTCGTCCGACGACGATTCGCCGGCGGCGTTCGCCAAGGACTCCGGCAACCGCTGGTACTGGCGCGCCAACCGCCGCCGCATGACCGCCGAAGAGCTCCGCGATGCGTCGCTGTTCTCGGCGGGCGCGCTCGATCTGAAGATGGGCGGACCGTCGGCGGATCTGACGCCGGCGTCGACCCGCCGGACCCTCTACGGCAAGGTGAGCCGCTACAAGCTCGATTCGTTCCTGCAGCTTTTCGACTTTCCGGCGCCGACGATCAGCGCCGAGCAGCGCTTCAGCACCAACGTGCCGCTGCAGCGGCTGTTCCTGATGAACAGCGACTTCATGCAGCAGCAGGCCGAACGCCTGGCCCGCCTGCTCGAGGCCGAACCCGACAACGCCGCGCGCATCCGCAAGGCGTATCGGACGCTCTTCGGGCGTGAGCCGCTGCCCGAAGAAGTCACCGCCGGGCTCGCCTATCTCTCGGCCGAACCGCTGCGATCCTACGAGGAGCGCAAGGCGGCGGACGACAAGAAGCAGGCGGCCGAGAAGAACGCCCCGCCCGACCAGAAGAAGCCGGCGCCGAAGAAGAAGGACGAGGCCGAGAAGATGGGCGAGGGCATGATGGCCGGAGTGATGGGTGCGGCCGGAAGCAGCAACGCCGAGGACGACAAGAAGCGGATGCTGCCGGTCACTCCCCTGGGCCGCTACCTCAAGGTGCTCCTGAGCTCGAACGAGTTTCTGTTCATCGACTAA